The Manihot esculenta cultivar AM560-2 chromosome 1, M.esculenta_v8, whole genome shotgun sequence genome has a window encoding:
- the LOC110625036 gene encoding uncharacterized protein LOC110625036 — protein MEAGGNGKEREEEQDGMSVHSPCKAPPSSASSLPKEQSQVELELRLLEALEIYPPVKLRGIHRHFVLYGLMEFLRRSFDRYFSPDEVLQLLDRFYNIEMLKPDDEESEILGHEEDFTLPQSYFVKEE, from the exons ATGGAGGCTGGTGGTAATGGCaaagagagagaagaggaaCAAGACGGCATGTCCGTACATTCTCCTTGCAAAGCTCCTCCTTCCTCTGCTTCCTCTCTCCCTaag GAGCAATCACAGGTTGAATTGGAGCTTAGACTATTAGAAGCTCTTGAAATTTATCCTCCCGTCAAACTACGAG GCATTCATCGCCACTTCGTTCTTTATGGTCTAATGGAATTTCTGCGAAGAAG TTTTGATCGATATTTTTCGCCGGATGAGGTTTTGCAGTTGCTGGACCGTTTCTACAACATAGAAATGCTg AAACCAGATGATGAAGAGTCAGAAATCCTGGGCCATGAAGAAGATTTTACTTTGCCTCAAAGTTATTTTGTCAAGGAAGAGTAG
- the LOC110625028 gene encoding 14-3-3-like protein GF14 iota has translation MSAEKERDTLVYMAKLAEQAERYEEMVESMKSIARLDCELTVEERNLLSVGYKNVIGARRASWRIMSSIEQKEETKGNENYVKLIKSYRQKVEEELDKICSDILSIIDKHLIPSSTSGEATVFYYKMKGDYYRYLAEFKTDQDRKEAAEQSLKGYEAASATASTDLPSTHPIRLGLALNFSVFYYEIMNSPERACHLAKQAFDEAIAELDTLSEESYKDSTLIMQLLRDNLTLWTSDLPEDGGEDNFKNEESKPAAGESQH, from the exons ATGTCCGCCGAGAAGGAGCGAGACACTCTCGTTTACATGGCCAAGCTCGCCGAACAGGCCGAGCGTTACGAAG AAATGGTTGAGAGTATGAAAAGTATTGCAAGGCTTGATTGTGAACTCACTGTGGAAGAGAGGAATCTCCTCTCTGTTGGTTACAAAAATGTCATTGGTGCTAGAAGAGCTTCTTGGCGAATTATGTCTTCGATTGAACAGAAGGAAGAGACTAAAGGCAATGAAAACTATGTTAAACTCATTAAGAGTTATCGCCAGAAGGTTGAGGAGGAACTCGATAAAATCTGCAGTGATATTCTCTCTATCATCGATAAGCATCTCATCCCCTCATCTACATCTGGGGAAGCTACTGTTTTCTACTACAAGAT GAAGGGTGACTACTATCGATATCTAGCTGAATTCAAGACTGATCAGGACAGGAAGGAGGCAGCTGAGCAGTCACTTAAGGGTTATGAG GCTGCTTCTGCCACTGCAAGCACAGACCTGCCTTCAACTCATCCAATTCGTCTTGGCCTTGCTCTTAATTTCTCTGTCTTTTACTATGAGATCATGAATTCTCCCGAGAG GGCTTGCCATTTGGCAAAACAAGCTTTTGATGAGGCAATTGCAGAATTGGACACCTTGAGTGAAGAATCATATAAGGACAGCACGCTAATCATGCAGTTATTGAGAGACAACCTCACTCTCTGGACTTCTGACTTGCCTGAAGATGGAG GTGAGGATAACTTTAAAAATGAAGAATCCAAGCCTGCAGCAGGAGAG AGCCAGCATTGA
- the LOC110624988 gene encoding probable methyltransferase PMT5 translates to MRSPWFSKLSLIFGLRLPHSWLLLCVICVLALIAILGSTSSTFDSVTNTPVPDIYSNYRRLKEQAAVDYLELRTLSLGASRQKELGLCGKERENFVPCYNVSANLLAGFKDGEELDRHCEVSRPRQWCLVRPPKDYKIPLRWPAGRDVIWSGNVMLTKDQFLSSGSMTKRLMLLEENQIAFQSEDGLVFDGVKDYSRQIAEMIGLGSDSEFLQAGVRTVLDIGCGFGSFGAHLVSLKLMAVCIAAYQATGSQVQLALERGLPAIIGNFNSRKLPYPSLSFDMVHCAQCGINWDEKDGMLLIEVDRLLKPGGYFVLTSPMSKPHGSALNSKRRNIVTVMEALTEKICWNLLAQQEETFVWQKTVDVNCYKSRKQDTPPLCNDGHDASPYYQPLVACITGTTSKRWIPIQKMSLGFHLNSAELQVHEVQPEDFFEDLQVWGSALRNYWSLLTPLIFSDHPKRPGDEDPLPPYNMIRNVMDMNAHYGGLNAAFLEEKKSVWVMNVVPVWAHNTLPLILDRGFAGVLHDWCEPFPTYPRTYDMLHANGLLSHLSSERCRMMDLLLEMDRILRPEGWIVLSDKLGAIEMARALATQIHWEARVIDLQNGSDQRLLVCQKPFVRK, encoded by the exons ATGAGAAGCCCCTGGTTCAGTAAACTATCTCTCATTTTCGGCCTTAGACTGCCGCATAGTTGGTTGCTTTTGTGCGTCATTTGTGTACTTGCACTAATTGCTATTTTAGGATCTACTTCAAGTACATTTGATTCTGTGACAAACACTCCAGTTCCTGACATCTATTCCAACTATAGAAGGTTAAAGGAGCAAGCTGCAGTTGATTATTTGGAGCTGAGAACTCTCTCATTAGGAGCTAGTCGGCAAAAAGAGCTGGGACTTTGTggcaaagaaagagaaaattttgTGCCTTGTTACAATGTTTCAGCAAATTTGTTGGCTGGATTTAAAGATGGGGAGGAGTTAGATAGACATTGCGAAGTGTCAAGACCAAGACAATGGTGTTTGGTTCGCCCCCCAAAGGATTATAAGATCCCCTTAAGGTGGCCTGCTGGTAGGGATGTCATATGGAGCGGTAATGTGATGCTTACCAAGGACCAGTTTCTTTCATCTGGAAGCATGACAAAAAG GTTGATGTTATTGGAAGAGAATCAAATTGCTTTTCAATCAGAAGATGGATTGGTGTTTGATGGCGTCAAAGATTATTCTCGCCAGATTGCAGAGATGATAGGTTTAGGAAGCGACTCAGAATTTCTTCAAGCTGGT GTGCGAACTGTACTGGATATTGGTTGTGGATTTGGTAGCTTTGGAGCTCATTTGGTATCGCTGAAGTTAATGGCTGTTTGTATTGCGGCATATCAAGCAACTGGCAGTCAAGTTCAGCTGGCCCTTGAGAGAGGTCTTCCGGCAATTATTGGAAACTTCAATTCACGGAAACTTCCATATCCATCATTGTCGTTTGATATGGTTCATTGTGCTCAATGTGGTATTAATTGGGATGAAAAAG ATGGTATGCTTCTTATTGAAGTTGATCGACTTCTCAAGCCTGGAGGTTACTTTGTTTTAACCTCACCAATGAGCAAGCCTCATGGGAGTGCGTTGAACTCAAAGAGGAGAAACATAGTGACGGTGATGGAAGCATTAACTGAAAAAATATGTTGGAATCTTCTAGCTCAGCAGGAGGAGACTTTTGTCTGGCAGAAAACTGTGGATGTCAATTGCTATAAATCCCG TAAGCAGGACACACCACCACTATGCAATGATGGGCACGATGCTTCACCATATTATCAACCCCTTGTGGCATGTATAACTGGAACCACCAGCAAACGCTGGATTCCCATTCAGAAGATGTCTTTGGGTTTCCATTTGAACTCGGCTGAGCTTCAAGTTCATG AAGTTCAGCCTGAAGATTTCTTTGAAGACTTACAGGTTTGGGGATCAGCTCTAAGAAACTACTGGTCTTTGCTTACACCCTTAATTTTCTCTGACCATCCTAAGAGGCCAGGGGATGAGGACCCATTACCTCCATATAACATGATACGAAATGTGATGGACATGAATGCTCACTATGGGGGTCTAAATGCTGCATTTCTGGAGGAAAAGAAATCAGTGTGGGTGATGAATGTTGTGCCTGTTTGGGCTCATAATACACTTCCTCTAATACTTGACCGAGGTTTTGCTGgtgttttgcatgattg GTGTGAGCCATTCCCTACATACCCCCGTACATACGACATGCTTCATGCCAATGGGCTTCTCTCACATCTTAGTTCAGAGAGATGCCGCATGATGGACTTGCTTTTAGAGATGGATAGAATTCTACGCCCTGAG GGATGGATTGTTCTTTCTGATAAATTGGGAGCTATAGAGATGGCACGGGCACTTGCTACACAGATACACTGGGAAGCGAGGGTTATTGACTTGCAGAATGGTAGTGACCAGAGGTTACTTGTCTGTCAGAAACCATTTGTGAGAAAATGA